A DNA window from Lagenorhynchus albirostris chromosome 5, mLagAlb1.1, whole genome shotgun sequence contains the following coding sequences:
- the POPDC2 gene encoding popeye domain-containing protein 2 isoform X2, giving the protein MSSNGSAVGQLLWSRPLCVGWRRDQEGAVYHLATCLLLLGFMGGSGVYGCFYLFGFLGTGYLCCVLWGWFDACGLDVVLWSVLLATACVLQLAHLVYRLREDTLPEEFELLYKTLCLPLQVPLPAYKEIVRCCEEQVLTLATEQTYAVEGETPIDRLSLLLSGRVRVSQDGQFLHYVFPYQFMDSPEWESLHPSTEGVFQVTLTAETECSYISWPRKSLHLLLAKERYISRLFSALLGYDISEKLYALNDKLFAKFRLRFDIRLPSLYHVLGPAAPDAGPESQKDDKDVCEPAASPSPQALPTSVQQTPPSSPPPASTNPPAPPPWVRMSRPDSSVLGEDSTSLVLEDFEEVSGSESFMDYQSDGEYMR; this is encoded by the exons ATGAGCAGCAACGGCAGCGCAGTGGGCCAGCTCCTCTGGAGCAGGCCGCTGTGCGTCGGCTGGAGGCGGGACCAGGAAGGGGCTGTCTACCACCTGGCCACCTGCCTCCTGCTCCTGGGCTTCATGGGGGGCAGCGGGGTGTATGGGTGCTTCTACCTCTTTGGCTTCCTGGGCACGGGCTACCTGTGCTGTGTGCTGTGGGGCTGGTTCGACGCCTGCGGCCTAGACGTCGTCCTCTGGAGCGTGCTGCTGGCGACTGCCTGCGTGCTCCAGCTGGCACACCTGGTGTACCGCCTGCGCGAGGACACCCTCCCCGAGGAGTTCGAGCTCCTCTACAAGACGCTGTGCCTGCCCCTGCAGGTACCCCTGCCAGCGTACAAGGAGATCGTTCGCTGCTGCGAGGAGCAAGTCTTGACTCTGGCCACGGAGCAGACCTACGCCGTGGAGGGCGAGACACCCATCGACCGCCTGTCCCTGCTGCTTTCTGGCCG GGTTCGCGTGAGCCAGGACGGGCAGTTTCTGCACTACGTCTTTCCTTACCAGTTCATGGACTCTCCCGAGTGGGAATCGCTGCATCCCTCTACGGAGGGGGTCTTCCAG GTCACTCTGACAGCCGAGACCGAATGTAGCTACATTTCCTGGCCCCGGAAAAGTCTCCACCTCCTTCTGGCCAAAGAGCGATACATCTCTCGCCTCTTCTCAGCCCTGCTGGGCTATGACATCTCGGAGAAGCTCTACGCTCTCAATGACAAGCTCTTTGCTAAGTTCAGGCTGCGCTTCGACATCCGTCTCCCCAGCCTCTACCATGTCCTAGGTCCTGCTGCCCCAGATGCAGGACCAGAGTCTCAGAAGGATGACAAGGACGTCTGTGAGCCTGCCGCATCCCCCTCTCCTCAGGCCCTGCCCACATCTGTCCAGCAAACACCCCCTAGCTCCCCACCTCCAGCGTCTACCAACCCTCCTGCACCTCCTCCCTGGGTCAGGATGTCCAGGCCCGACAGCAGCGTCCTGGGTGAGGACTCTACCAGTCTGGTGCTGGAGGATTTTGAGGAGGTGTCAGGATCAGAATCGTTCATGGATTATCAGAGTGATGGGGAGTACATGAGGTGA
- the POPDC2 gene encoding popeye domain-containing protein 2 isoform X3, translated as MSSNGSAVGQLLWSRPLCVGWRRDQEGAVYHLATCLLLLGFMGGSGVYGCFYLFGFLGTGYLCCVLWGWFDACGLDVVLWSVLLATACVLQLAHLVYRLREDTLPEEFELLYKTLCLPLQVPLPAYKEIVRCCEEQVLTLATEQTYAVEGETPIDRLSLLLSGRVRVSQDGQFLHYVFPYQFMDSPEWESLHPSTEGVFQVTLTAETECSYISWPRKSLHLLLAKERYISRLFSALLGYDISEKLYALNDKLFAKFRLRFDIRLPSLYHVLGPAAPDAGPESQKDDKDVCEPAASPSPQALPTSVQQTPPSSPPPASTNPPAPPPWVRMSRPDSSVLASRTPLQSYSQVMSRGRAPLAPTLTPEL; from the exons ATGAGCAGCAACGGCAGCGCAGTGGGCCAGCTCCTCTGGAGCAGGCCGCTGTGCGTCGGCTGGAGGCGGGACCAGGAAGGGGCTGTCTACCACCTGGCCACCTGCCTCCTGCTCCTGGGCTTCATGGGGGGCAGCGGGGTGTATGGGTGCTTCTACCTCTTTGGCTTCCTGGGCACGGGCTACCTGTGCTGTGTGCTGTGGGGCTGGTTCGACGCCTGCGGCCTAGACGTCGTCCTCTGGAGCGTGCTGCTGGCGACTGCCTGCGTGCTCCAGCTGGCACACCTGGTGTACCGCCTGCGCGAGGACACCCTCCCCGAGGAGTTCGAGCTCCTCTACAAGACGCTGTGCCTGCCCCTGCAGGTACCCCTGCCAGCGTACAAGGAGATCGTTCGCTGCTGCGAGGAGCAAGTCTTGACTCTGGCCACGGAGCAGACCTACGCCGTGGAGGGCGAGACACCCATCGACCGCCTGTCCCTGCTGCTTTCTGGCCG GGTTCGCGTGAGCCAGGACGGGCAGTTTCTGCACTACGTCTTTCCTTACCAGTTCATGGACTCTCCCGAGTGGGAATCGCTGCATCCCTCTACGGAGGGGGTCTTCCAG GTCACTCTGACAGCCGAGACCGAATGTAGCTACATTTCCTGGCCCCGGAAAAGTCTCCACCTCCTTCTGGCCAAAGAGCGATACATCTCTCGCCTCTTCTCAGCCCTGCTGGGCTATGACATCTCGGAGAAGCTCTACGCTCTCAATGACAAGCTCTTTGCTAAGTTCAGGCTGCGCTTCGACATCCGTCTCCCCAGCCTCTACCATGTCCTAGGTCCTGCTGCCCCAGATGCAGGACCAGAGTCTCAGAAGGATGACAAGGACGTCTGTGAGCCTGCCGCATCCCCCTCTCCTCAGGCCCTGCCCACATCTGTCCAGCAAACACCCCCTAGCTCCCCACCTCCAGCGTCTACCAACCCTCCTGCACCTCCTCCCTGGGTCAGGATGTCCAGGCCCGACAGCAGCGTCCTGG CTTCTAGAACTCCTCTCCAGAGCTACTCTCAAGTTATGTCCAGGGGACGGGCCCCCTTGGCTCCAACTCTGACTCCTGAACTGTAA
- the POPDC2 gene encoding popeye domain-containing protein 2 isoform X1, whose amino-acid sequence MSSNGSAVGQLLWSRPLCVGWRRDQEGAVYHLATCLLLLGFMGGSGVYGCFYLFGFLGTGYLCCVLWGWFDACGLDVVLWSVLLATACVLQLAHLVYRLREDTLPEEFELLYKTLCLPLQVPLPAYKEIVRCCEEQVLTLATEQTYAVEGETPIDRLSLLLSGRVRVSQDGQFLHYVFPYQFMDSPEWESLHPSTEGVFQVTLTAETECSYISWPRKSLHLLLAKERYISRLFSALLGYDISEKLYALNDKLFAKFRLRFDIRLPSLYHVLGPAAPDAGPESQKDDKDVCEPAASPSPQALPTSVQQTPPSSPPPASTNPPAPPPWVRMSRPDSSVLGEDSTSLVLEDFEEVSGSESFMDYQSDGEYMSF is encoded by the exons ATGAGCAGCAACGGCAGCGCAGTGGGCCAGCTCCTCTGGAGCAGGCCGCTGTGCGTCGGCTGGAGGCGGGACCAGGAAGGGGCTGTCTACCACCTGGCCACCTGCCTCCTGCTCCTGGGCTTCATGGGGGGCAGCGGGGTGTATGGGTGCTTCTACCTCTTTGGCTTCCTGGGCACGGGCTACCTGTGCTGTGTGCTGTGGGGCTGGTTCGACGCCTGCGGCCTAGACGTCGTCCTCTGGAGCGTGCTGCTGGCGACTGCCTGCGTGCTCCAGCTGGCACACCTGGTGTACCGCCTGCGCGAGGACACCCTCCCCGAGGAGTTCGAGCTCCTCTACAAGACGCTGTGCCTGCCCCTGCAGGTACCCCTGCCAGCGTACAAGGAGATCGTTCGCTGCTGCGAGGAGCAAGTCTTGACTCTGGCCACGGAGCAGACCTACGCCGTGGAGGGCGAGACACCCATCGACCGCCTGTCCCTGCTGCTTTCTGGCCG GGTTCGCGTGAGCCAGGACGGGCAGTTTCTGCACTACGTCTTTCCTTACCAGTTCATGGACTCTCCCGAGTGGGAATCGCTGCATCCCTCTACGGAGGGGGTCTTCCAG GTCACTCTGACAGCCGAGACCGAATGTAGCTACATTTCCTGGCCCCGGAAAAGTCTCCACCTCCTTCTGGCCAAAGAGCGATACATCTCTCGCCTCTTCTCAGCCCTGCTGGGCTATGACATCTCGGAGAAGCTCTACGCTCTCAATGACAAGCTCTTTGCTAAGTTCAGGCTGCGCTTCGACATCCGTCTCCCCAGCCTCTACCATGTCCTAGGTCCTGCTGCCCCAGATGCAGGACCAGAGTCTCAGAAGGATGACAAGGACGTCTGTGAGCCTGCCGCATCCCCCTCTCCTCAGGCCCTGCCCACATCTGTCCAGCAAACACCCCCTAGCTCCCCACCTCCAGCGTCTACCAACCCTCCTGCACCTCCTCCCTGGGTCAGGATGTCCAGGCCCGACAGCAGCGTCCTGGGTGAGGACTCTACCAGTCTGGTGCTGGAGGATTTTGAGGAGGTGTCAGGATCAGAATCGTTCATGGATTATCAGAGTGATGGGGAGTACATGAG CTTCTAG